The following are encoded together in the Salvia hispanica cultivar TCC Black 2014 chromosome 6, UniMelb_Shisp_WGS_1.0, whole genome shotgun sequence genome:
- the LOC125194700 gene encoding uncharacterized protein LOC125194700, producing MEPFHTLLDDQLTKTNSIIKVRCIHIYEVAAPRDKTNIVSLECVLHDRMGIRIQATIPRILHARFGALMREGGIFRIRNFLVRQNRPRNPVTNHAYHIKMISSTQMFEVNEPQFPKMLFNFKSFEEIMQIGNVCDEPLFDIIGVVVDTGKIVKHSTSKLIEIRLSDADHTMLFCTLWGDVVDSYLQQLERIKGKMPIIIVQFCKPTLFRGTIRVSTHFNTSRVYINQDMVEISSFKERISGDAAFLSQEAIFRFIDARVSNEFDDLVVKTLADVQEDVDGSYWICCRIENVECHYGQWSYMACKQCVKKAVKLENGFTCDKCDNSDGIVVPRFRFIVNVVDGSSNASLLLWDRECVQLLGKKVDEIRLGHEELGADEYIPPEIEEKLLGQTLLFRINVKKILSIGLIIHTL from the exons ATGGAACCATTCCACACGTTGCTCGATGATCAGCTAACGAAAACTAATTCGATTAtcaaagttcgttgtattcaCATCTATGAAGTTGCCGCTCCTAGAGACAAAACCAATATCGTGAGTTTAGAATGTGTGCTTCACGATCGAATG GGCATAAGGATTCAAGCAACCATTCCACGCATTCTACACGCAAGGTTTGGCGCACTAATGAGGGAAGGGGGTATTTTTCGTATACGCAATTTTCTCGTGAGGCAAAATCGTCCTCGCAATCCAGTTACAAATCATGCATACCACATTAAGATGATTTCAAGCACACAAATGTTTGAAGTTAATGAGCCTCAATTTCCAAAAatgctttttaattttaagtcaTTTGAGGAGATTATGCAGATTGGTAATGTATGTGATGAACCACTTTTTG ACATCATCGGTGTGGTTGTCGACACTGGAAAAATTGTTAAGCATTCTACATCTAAACTCATCGAGATCCGGCTATCAGATGCTGA CCATACCATGCTTTTTTGCACATTGTGGGGAGATGTTGTTGACTCCTATCTTCAACAACTGGAAAGAATTAAAGGAAAAATGCCTATTATTATTGTCCAATTTTGCAAGCCAACTTTGTTTCGCG gCACGATTCGTGTGAGTACGCACTTTAATACATCTAGGGTTTACATCAACCAAGATATGGTTGAGATTTCCAGTTTCAAAGAGAG GATTTCCGGTGATGCCGCTTTTTTGTCTCAAGAAGcaatttttcgttttattGATGCAAGGGTTTCTAATGAATTTGATGACTTGGTCGTAAAGACCCTTGCAGATGTACAAGAAGATGTG GATGGTTCTTACTGGATTTGTTGTAGAATTGAAAATGTTGAGTGTCACTATGGACAATGGTCATACATGGCATGTAAACAATGTGTCAAAAAGGCTGTGAAGCTTGAGAATGGGTTCACCTGTGATAAATGCGATAATTCTGATGGGATTGTCGTTCCGAG GTTCCGGTTCATTGTGAACGTTGTTGACGGTAGTAGCAATGCCTCATTGCTATTATGGGATCGAGAATGTGTCCAACTATTAGGGAAAAAAGTTGATGAAATTCGACTTGGCCATGAAGAG cTTGGAGCTGATGAATATATTCCTCCTGAGATTGAAGAAAAGCTCTTGGGGCAAACTTTACTTTTTAGAATcaatgtgaaaaaaatactgAGTATTGGATTGATAATCCATACACTGTGA
- the LOC125194701 gene encoding uncharacterized protein LOC125194701 produces MLDENNALVKTFRRAKEKLHEENNKNVHLRLLGKRGRDGRTHNLPSVSEVAILIVGDLDEAFGDRDIIVEYKSGRLQRINEIHPFYLPLQYPLLFPYGEDGYTDDIPFSKSSGHDSRSRISPKEFFSYRLHERVDECSTILFSRRLFQQFVVDAYTMIEAGRLRFVRTQQKKLRAEMYKGLADAVLRGETDGSKHGKCIILPSSFVGGARYMIQNYQDAMSICRWVGYPNLFITFTCNPKWPEIVRFLDPKGLQPTDRPDIICRVFKIKLDNLIRDLKSKRLFGDVKGVVYTIEFQKRGLPHAHILLFLSKEDKQPDSRRIDEIISAEILDAQADPYYYANVKEFMVHGPCGIVRKSSPCMANGRCTKYFPKRYIAETNFDDDGYPIYRRRDNGRVILKDGVSLDNRFVVPHNRFLLLKYGGHINVEWCNQSRSIKYLFKYINKGYDRVTTSFFETGSDGVEKNVDEISLFYDCRYISSCEAAWRIFGYDIQHKDPTVERLSFHLPNEQYVVFEDSEPLERVVNRNTVRESQFLAWMEANKKFVEGRNLTYAEFPTKFVWNTDTWTLRKQRYSIGRMFYVPPGSGDMYYLRCLLNVVRGATSYEDIKCVNGIQYATFRDACYALGLLDDDREYIDGITEASFWASAHSIRLLFVSLLLSETLARPDIVWTSCWKYLCEDVVHKQRKLLHHPDLLLGDDEIKNLGLLEIEKLLVNGGRTLHDFHSMPYPRTQSLESSNNRLVTDELCYDREALWYCFTIVTWWENSSFSV; encoded by the exons ATGCTGGACGAAAATAATGCGTTAGTAAAAACATTTCGAAGGGCCAAAGAAAAACTtcatgaagaaaataataagaatgtCCATTTGAGGTTGCTTGGTAAAAGAGGTAGAGATGGGAGAACTCATAATCTTCCTTCTGTGTCTGAGGTTGCTATTCTTATTGTGGGAGATTTAGATGAAGCTTTTGGTGACAGAGACATTATAGTAGAATATAAATCTGGGCGATTGCAGCGTATAAATGAGATCCATCCTTTTTATCTTCCACTTCAATATCCTCTTTTATTCCCATATGGTGAGGATGGTTATACAGATGACATTCCATTTTCGAAATCTTCTGGACATGATTCTAGGAGTCGAATTAGTccaaaagaatttttttcatatcgGTTACATGAGAGAGTTGATGAGTGTTCTACCATTCTTTTCTCACGGCGattatttcaacaatttgttgttgatgcATATACTATGATTGAGGCAGGCCGTTTAAGATTTGTACGgacccaacaaaaaaaattacgtGCTGAGATGTACAAGGGTTTGGCTGATGCAGTTTTGAGAGGAGAGACAGATGGCTCAAAACATGGGAAATGCATTATTTTGCCTTCCAGTTTTGTTGGTGGCGCTAGATATATGATTCAGAACTATCAAGATGCTATGTCTATATGTAGATGGGTGGGGTAtccaaatttgtttattacttTTACTTGTAACCCAAAGTGGCCAGAAATTGTAAGATTCCTTGACCCCAAAGGCTTGCAACCAACTGATCGGCCTGATATTATATGTCGggtttttaaaatcaaattagataatttaattagggaTCTTAAGAGTAAGAGACTTTTTGGGGATGTAAAAGGAG TTGTTTATACCATCGAATTTCAAAAGCGTGGATTACCTCATGCACATATTTTGCTTTTCCTAAGCAAAGAGGATAAACAACCTGATTCTCGACGTATTGATGAGATCATTTCTGCTGAAATACTTGATGCCCAAGCTGATCCATACTATTATGCGAATGTCAAGGAATTTATGGTTCATGGTCCTTGTGGTATTGTTAGAAAATCATCTCCGTGTATGGCTAACGGAAGATGTACGAAATACTTCCCCAAGAGGTATATTGCAGAAACtaattttgatgatgatggttATCCTATTTACAGGCGTAGAGATAATGGTCGTGTTATCTTGAAGGATGGGGTGTCTTTGGATAATCGATTTGTAGTTCCTCACAatcgttttcttcttctgaaGTATGGAGGTCATATTAATGTGGAATGGTGCAATCAATCGCGATCAATCAAGTATTTGTTTAAGTACATAAACAAGGGTTATGATCGCGTGACGACCTCTTTTTTTGAAACTGGTTCTGATGGTGTGGAAAAAAATGTGGATGAGattagtttgttttatgattGTAGATACATATCATCCTGTGAAGCCGCTTGGAGAATATTTGGATATGACATTCAACATAAGGATCCGACTGTTGAAAGATTGAGTTTTCATCTACCAAATGAACAATATGTGGTTTTTGAAGATTCTGAGCCATTGGAACGTGTCGTGAATCGCAACACAGTGCGTGAAAGCCAATTTTTGGCTTGGATGgaagcaaataaaaaatttgtggaAGGAAGAAATCTCACTTACGCAGAATTCCCCACGAAGTTTGTATGGAACACAGATACTTGGACACTTAGAAAACAAAGGTATTCTATCGGGAGAATGTTTTATGTTCCTCCTGGTTCTGGTGATATGTATTACTTGAGATGTTTACTGAATGTCGTTCGTGGTGCTACATCTTATGAAGACATTAAGTGTGTTAATGGTATTCAGTATGCTACATTTCGAGATGCTTGCTATGCATTGGGGTTGTTGGACGATGATAGAGAATACATTGATGGCATTACCGAGGCTTCTTTTTGGGCTTCGGCTCATTCAATACGATTGTTGTTTGTGAGTTTGTTACTATCAGAAACCCTTGCACGGCCAGATATTGTGTGGACAAGCTGTTGGAAATATTTGTGCGAAGATGTTGTTCATAAACAACGCAAACTCTTACATCATCcag aTTTGTTGTTGGGGGATGATGAGATTAAAAATTTAGGATTGCTTGAGATTGAGAAATTGTTAGTTAATGGTGGGAGAACTTTGCATGACTTTCATTCTATGCCATATCCAAGGACACAATCGTTGGAAAGTTCTAATAATAGATTGGTTACTGATGAGCTATGTTATGACCGGGAAGCCTTG TGGTATTGCTTCACTATTGTTACCTGGTGGGAGAACAGCTCATTCTCGGTTTAA